Below is a window of Komagataella phaffii GS115 chromosome 1, complete sequence DNA.
attgttttcttcctctttccTTGGTGAACAAGAGCTACCTGATGATTATTTGGAGGTTCGTAAAGATTTACTAGATGATTCAAACGCAGCCAAAGACTTGATGGATaaggtgaagaagaaattgaaaccTTTGTTAAGACAAGGAAAGGATGCTCCTCCTCAGTTTGCATGGCCACCAAAGATGCCCGAACCATTCGTTGTCATCAAACGTGTTGTTGAATTGATGAACTATCATCATAAGCTGATGGAGCACAATTTTGCTACTAAAGATGTTGCAAAACTGCAAACAAGATGGTGTTGTGGGGAAGATGCATTCTTGTTTAAGGAAAGATGGGACAAGTTATTTCAGGAGTTCATATCCGTGGAGAAAGTACACCCTTCAAAGATAAGTGAATTGTATGATACTATGAAATACGATGCGCTACATAATAGAAGTTTCTTGCAAGAAATATTTTTACCTGATGATGCAGTCCATGAAGTTGATCTTGAACAATCACCATGCCTGGTTAGAGAATATCCAATCAACATACTTGCCATGAACAATTTCCGGATCACAGATAGTTCATCCTTGGACACTAGTAATTCTCCAAATACTGTGGGATCAATCGGATGGATTCTTGAAAGTGACAAGCATAGCAAGTCCAAGGTTTCTGGCAGCTCTCCGGGTTCTCCATTTGATGACCCTAAATTTGCTATGCTGCGAGAGTTATACCGTCTAGCTAAAGTGCTCTTTGACTTTATCTGCCCTCAAGAGTACGGAATTGAGGATAACGAGAAATTGGATATTGGCCTTTTGACATCATTGCCACTTGCCAAACAAATTTTGTCCGACATTTCAGAAATGCGAGATTCAGGAACGGCAGGAAGTGTAATCTACTTCACTAAGGAAAGTCATATCTACACCTTGTTGAACGTAATTTACGAATCTCAGTTGCCAATGAAGATAGCCAGAAACGCTCTCCCCGAATTAGATTACCTTTCTCAAATTGTATTCGAACTGTACGAAAGTGAGGATAAGGACGGTAACAAGAAACACGCCATCAGATTATCGTTGTCTCCTGGGTGTCACACTCAGGATCCTTTGGATGTTCAACTGGACGCCAAACATTACATTAGTTGCATTAGAAGAATATCTCTGACAAGACATTTGGATATGGACTTGGTTACTCAAAGATTAAAGAGTAGATTCTCTAGAGTTAGACTACCCAAGAGATTTACACCTGTGAATATCTCCAGTCCACTGACAGTTGCTCGGAGCTGATAACTTACTTCGAAATTTATATTCTTATGTATGAACATTATTGAATTGGCTAACTcaagcaaaagaagacaaattatcaaacaaaacAGAAATACTCTCACCAAAATGATCTCTTCTGATACACTCTGCAAAAATTGTCGAAACATCGATATAGACCAGTTTCTTGCAGgcttctctctttttgaTGTCTATAGGGTAGGTATTAGTAACAATAATTTTGTCGATGTAGGCACAGTCGTTGAGAATTTCCAAACAGTTATCGGAGAAGATACCATGAGTGGCCACCAAATAACAGGAATTAGCCCCACAATTAAGCCTTAAATGTTCCGCAGCTGCAATGAAGGAGTTAGGTTTGTCAATCATATCATCGACAATGATTGCCGGTCTATTTTGAACGTCACCCACTAAGGTGATCAATTTCTCTTGGGCAATAGCCTCGGGTtcgtcatcatcgtcaGAATTGTCAGCATCGTAAGATCCTCCAAGGGCATATTGATCGAAATGGGCAGTACCATTGGCTATAGAATTAACCGATTCCATCCCTGGCTTGGCTGCCTCATCAGCAGACTGATACGCGTCATCAACAACGTGACCTTGGACCACTCTTGCGGTTTGAGATTCTCCAGAGAGAATGATATTTTCCTCTTCGGCGTCTTCGTTGTTGTGGTTGAGCTTAAGAGTGGAAACTTTCTTCTgtatcttcttcttttttttcttatcttcGAATCCATCTTTAGCTCTCCTTCTATCAGTATGGATCATTGCGAAGTTAATTTTTAAAGAATCCGCCAATGCAGTGACTCGTTTCGTTCCACCTGGGTTCTTTGAAACCACGACAGCGTCCTTGTAGTCAGGCACGTTATGTCTAATCCATTTAGCTAAGGTTGGCCCTCCAAATAGGTTATCCACTGGCTTGGAGAAAAAACCTTGCATTTGTGAAGCATGAAGATCCATAGACACCACATGATCAGCACCGGCCATGATCAGCAAGTTAGCAAGCATTCTTGCTGTTATGGCTCCTCTGTgttttttcattttggatTGTTTGGAGTAAGGGAATTGTGGAATCACAGCCGTAATGTTGGCAGCCGAGCCACCTTTGCAAGCAGAGATCAGAATCAACAGCTCCATGATGTCATCATTTATGTTTGGACTTCCACTTTGAATTATATACACGTCCTCGTCTCTGACGGACACTCCAATTTGGACACTTGTTTCACCGTTTGCaaacttcttcaatgtgACTGGGGCGGGTTCCATACCAAGTCTCTCACACACCAGTTTTCCCAACTCAGGATGAGAGTTACCCACAAATACTTTACATTTTCTCATTTCTTGGGTGGTTCTTGGATGATATCTAGTTGATGAAGGCAGCTTGATTGTATTGACGGGAATGCTATCACCTTTTCAGAGAGATAGCAAGGAGAAGCGTTCTGGCACTGACTGACGTACTTGTTtctgaaggaaaagttATATAATTTTTTCCTGCACTTTCATTCTGCAAATTCTGGTTGGTTCACGCTGTTATCTCATCTCCcgacaaaaaaaaaaaaactcGCCGGGGTATTTCGCAGGAGAATTGATAGATAGCAGAATTGAGCTTGGTCATGGAGTGGGAAGTACAGAGAAGTAAACGGGGAAAAGCTGTTAAGGGAGCAGCAAATAGAATACGCTTTCAAGCAGCAGAGAAATCAGTAgatgattttttggaaattttggagaagtttAGGAGACAATTGGTGGGTTTCAAGGACAACATCATTGTACTTGATAGTGCCAAAAAACTAAGGTGTGTTGGACTGGGTTCTCCCACCAACTCCACAGCTGCTTTGTATCAACTAGCATTCTTGTTGGAGATCAAAGACTCTTTGGGCATTGAACTTATATCTGCGTTTGACCCAGTATTTGAACCTAAAGATGTAGATCTCTTTGCCAAGTTGTCCATTGAAGTGGAAGAGACGTACGAATTTGACAAAGACGAAACTACTCCTACTATTTACTACATGCCACATTTGCCTGTTGGGATCTTGGAACGAACTTTAGAAACTGTGAAGCCTCGCATGTTACTCACTAATGATGTAACCTTATACACACTTAAAATGAAAAATGCAgagatgaaagaaaaataccCCAATATTACAAGATTGAGTAACCTGGTCAAGGACTCGTCTTTTGTACTGCCTGATGACGGATTCAtaatcaaaaagaaaaaaatggcaaCTTCCACCCGAGCTTACCATCCACTGACAGTTCTGAGCCTTTTGACTACTCTTGGTACGCTGAACACTTACACTTTACCAGGCTACTGATTGGGCAAGACCTGTCCCAAGAATGGGGAGCTGCTTTTAGTGACTTGGCAATATACAAACTCACTTaaattcaagaaacatAGCAAGAATGCCACTAGAGAATAGAATCATATaaatattcttttcataGATACGATATATTATTGATTTGTGCACATAAGATATTACCACTTATCTCATGTACCCAAACTGATTAAGCAAATGTAATTAAATAAAACGATCAGGAAGACTCATACTCTTCCCAATGGTCAAGAATGtgtttgatcttttcaGACTTTGTGAGCTCATACACATCCTCGAAGTACTCCTTGGTCAATTGGAAAGGCTTGGCGGTCAAGTTTGGAATATACTTGCCAATCAAGTTGGCTGGTTTAACAGCAGACTTTGGGATCTTCTTACACAAGAAGGTTTGGAATGGTTTGACACCAGAACGTAAGTATGAGGAGTGGAAGGGCACAGAAATACCCTTCAACGGAATGCAAGCAAAGCCCCTTTCCAAGTCAATTGGCTGTGGTTTGGAAGACgatttcttggaaacttcaTCCACAATCTCAGAAAGATGGACCTTAACTTCATCCAGAGAAATAGTTTCTTGTAGTTTGACAATGTCAATTTTCTGGATCTTGAATACATTCAAGACGTTCGACAATGTGTCAAGTCCTCTCAAGTCACCGGCAGCAACGTACTGAGTATTCTCAACATTGTAGTTAACAATCTCCAACAACCATCCAGTTTGTTGAGCGATGTGTTCGACAACAAATCTCAAAGCAGAATCGTTGAATGTAGATGAGACTCTAGATGGGTTGACAGCAATCATACCGTAATTTGATCTACCTTGCTCGTCTCTAGGGACAGCAACTTGCATGGTCATACCTCTATAGAACACCACATCCACCAATGACTCAATTGGCATAACATCACCCAGAGAGGTCAGAGCAGAATACTCACCCAATGAGTGACCAGCAAACATTGATTCAGATGGAACCAATCCCTTAGATTTCATGTCCTCGAAAGAGGCCTTTTCCATCAATGTCAAAGCCGGTTGGGTAAATTGAGTAGCAGACAAAAGCCCGGTAGGAGATTTGAAAGTGAAGGAAATAGtatcttcattgatttctttgaagattttctCTGACTTTAGTTGACCATCAGCGGCAACAGTCTCAAACATCATACTGATATAGTTGTTTCTAATACTTCTACCCTTGGCTCCACCAAAGTGGACAGTAAGCTCGGTGGGGTTGTTTTTAACAAtgtccaaaattgaaaatccATAGTTGTTAATGAAATGTACGTCAGCTCTATCCCATACAGACTTAGCAACCTCGGACGAGTTGTAAAGGTCCATACCCATGCCTTGCTCTTGAGAGCCTTGTCCAGTGAATACAAAAGTGGAGACTGGTTGTTCAATCTCAGCTTCACCAATCAGAACAACCTCTTCGGTCTCGACCTTCTTAGTTTCCACCTTGATAATCTTACGACCGTTGATCATACCGACGTGCTCTAAGTGAGTAACTAACTCGTCATTTGGCAGCACCATTCCCACAAAATCAGCCTTGAACGCTCTAACTCTAGTGGCAACATTTTGAGCTGCCCATTGTTCAACGAGTGCCCTCACAGCAGCAGAAGAGTACATTCCATGAGTTATGGTACCTGGTAGGTTAGCATAGGAAGCAAAAACTTTGTTGACATGAATAGGGTTGTAATCACCAGAAACTGCTGCATATGTCTCATTTGTACCAGGAGCTTTTGAAGTTAGTTCTGTTCCCTGTGCTAATGGAATAGCATTCTCAAACATAATTGGCTGTTCAATAGTTGAGCCATGACGAGTTAAGTAATCAAGAACTGGGTTTCCGTAAGAGGAGCCAGACTCATAATTAATTTCAGCTACCTGAATGATCTCCTTACTAGGAAGTTCCAATAAAGCTTGACCGGTAGTCTTCACAGAGGCAAACACAGTACTAGACTTGAACTTCACATATGACTCACAACGGAAAGTCAATGTTTGGTTCAGCAGGTCAATGTCCTTCTCCAGATGGAACCATTCCTTAGATTTCAAAACAGCAATATCTTTGGCAGATTTGAAAGCTACTTGAACAGGAGTTTCAGTggtcttcttgaaagagtttccaaaatcttgataCTTTCCTCTGTAGAAAAACTGGGAGTTAACTTCCAAAACAGGCTTTCCATCTCTTGAGATGACAccaacaacttcaacagTCTTTCCAGTTTCACCATTAACAACACTCCTGATGTGAGCAACAGTGGAAACGACATCCcctttcttcaaaggatCAGCTCCTGGGAACATTTTATAACCGTTGGACAGGTGAACCAACTTCAAGATATCGCCATCAACAGTCTTAGGGAAGATGGCCTTCATGATGGCCTTCCAGCCTAAAACTATAGCAAAGTCCATTGGAGCAAGTTGAGGTCTACCAGCTCTGGGCACAAAGTCCTCGCATGAGTTTCCAACAGCGTGTGTAAACTCAGCAATAGCTTGAGAAGAGACAGAAGCCTCGCCACCACTAATTGGTTTATTAGCATCGAAGTCCAAATCAACTGGAACGGAAGAACCAAACCATAGCTTCCAATAGAAGTTCTTGATAGAAGTGT
It encodes the following:
- a CDS encoding Ribose-phosphate pyrophosphokinase, with protein sequence MRKCKVFVGNSHPELGKLVCERLGMEPAPVTLKKFANGETSVQIGVSVRDEDVYIIQSGSPNINDDIMELLILISACKGGSAANITAVIPQFPYSKQSKMKKHRGAITARMLANLLIMAGADHVVSMDLHASQMQGFFSKPVDNLFGGPTLAKWIRHNVPDYKDAVVVSKNPGGTKRVTALADSLKINFAMIHTDRRRAKDGFEDKKKKKKIQKKVSTLKLNHNNEDAEEENIILSGESQTARVVQGHVVDDAYQSADEAAKPGMESVNSIANGTAHFDQYALGGSYDADNSDDDDEPEAIAQEKLITLVGDVQNRPAIIVDDMIDKPNSFIAAAEHLRLNCGANSCYLVATHGIFSDNCLEILNDCAYIDKIIVTNTYPIDIKKREACKKLVYIDVSTIFAECIRRDHFGESISVLFDNLSSFA
- a CDS encoding SRR1 domain-containing protein, which encodes MEWEVQRSKRGKAVKGAANRIRFQAAEKSVDDFLEILEKFRRQLVGFKDNIIVLDSAKKLRCVGLGSPTNSTAALYQLAFLLEIKDSLGIELISAFDPVFEPKDVDLFAKLSIEVEETYEFDKDETTPTIYYMPHLPVGILERTLETVKPRMLLTNDVTLYTLKMKNAEMKEKYPNITRLSNLVKDSSFVLPDDGFIIKKKKMATSTRAYHPLTVLSLLTTLGTLNTYTLPGY